One genomic segment of Vulpes vulpes isolate BD-2025 chromosome 2, VulVul3, whole genome shotgun sequence includes these proteins:
- the RNF186 gene encoding E3 ubiquitin-protein ligase RNF186: MACAKVPQPPAPRQPQPVSAKATTATEASGPARDHCTSADGDLECLVCREPYSYVRPPKLLGCQHSFCAVCLKLLLCVQDNTWSIACPLCRKATAVPGGLICSLRDHEALVGRLVRPCPEVRLCPQGLADPASMAAGCPSSVGEDGQDAASANRVAARRLAAHLLLLLGLIILILPFIYPGIVRWVLAVVISLALLMSSLFCCHPSSQSGCRPAPRTLFCRGRKHSEISSIA, encoded by the coding sequence ATGGCTTGCGCCAAAGTCCCCCAGCCGCCAGCCCCACGGCAGCCCCAGCCCGTCTCTGCAAAGGCCACCACCGCCACCGAGGCCTCGGGCCCTGCCAGGGACCACTGCACCTCCGCGGATGGCGACCTGGAGTGCCTGGTGTGCCGGGAGCCCTACAGCTACGTCCGGCCCCCCAAGCTGCTGGGCTGCCAGCACTCCTTCTGTGCCGTCTGCCTGAAGCTCCTGCTGTGCGTCCAGGACAACACCTGGTCCATCGCCTGCCCGCTGTGCCGCAAGGCCACCGCGGTCCCCGGCGGCCTCATCTGCAGCCTGCGCGACCACGAGGCCCTGGTGGGGCGGCTGGTCCGGCCGTGCCCGGAGGTGCGGCTCTGTCCTCAGGGACTAGCAGATCCTGCCAGCATGGCAGCAGGGTGCCCCAGCTCGGTGGGCGAGGACGGACAGGATGCGGCAAGTGCCAACCGCGTGGCGGCCCGGCGCCTGGCAGCACACTTGCTCCTGCTGCTCGGGCTCATCATCCTCATCCTGCCCTTCATCTACCCGGGCATCGTGCGGTGGGTGCTTGCTGTCGTTATCTCCTTGGCCCTGCTAATGTCCTCCCTCTTCTGCTGTCACCCCAGCAGCCAGAGCGGCTGCCGGCCGGCCCCCAGGACTCTCTTCTGCAGAGGACGGAAACACAGCGAGATCTCTTCCATCGCCTGA